One part of the Thiothrix nivea DSM 5205 genome encodes these proteins:
- a CDS encoding pyruvate carboxyltransferase, translating into MADISLENILDVTLRDGGYLNQWQFSRKEVRYLLDFLARQGIRQVEVGFLRTAAQTTSVVNGCPATFLQEITQQHPGMQWVGMLNPADADWREAVAGKLPYLSLVRLTCTAEVIGQALEIAAYLHEQSPTIKVSINLICISSYRYAEIVDLLKRIAPSPHVDRLYFADSRGALLPHEIEPLYALAKQHCQLPLGFHAHDTLGNAVENSNRAFVCGCDLIDVSLNSFGLAGGNTSLAAYLKANALADTPIETATLDFCEQHLSLREADMGDRGLFALLARQNVDPIWSDDLLETYPHELAGLIDRLPRQPYKTLDEVLTAIRALEKEPCHEKC; encoded by the coding sequence ATGGCGGACATCAGTCTGGAAAATATACTGGACGTGACATTGCGGGATGGTGGTTATCTCAACCAGTGGCAGTTTTCCAGGAAAGAGGTCAGGTATCTGCTTGACTTTCTGGCAAGGCAAGGCATCAGGCAGGTTGAAGTCGGCTTCTTGCGTACTGCTGCTCAGACGACTTCCGTGGTCAATGGCTGTCCGGCTACATTTCTGCAAGAAATTACGCAGCAACATCCGGGGATGCAGTGGGTCGGCATGTTGAATCCGGCAGATGCGGACTGGCGGGAGGCGGTGGCGGGCAAGCTGCCATATCTGTCGCTGGTGCGCCTGACCTGCACAGCAGAGGTGATTGGGCAAGCCTTGGAGATTGCGGCTTATCTGCACGAACAATCTCCCACCATCAAGGTCAGCATCAACCTGATCTGCATTTCCTCTTACCGTTACGCTGAGATCGTTGATTTGTTGAAGCGCATCGCCCCGTCACCCCATGTCGACCGCCTGTATTTCGCTGATTCGCGTGGCGCTTTGTTACCGCACGAAATTGAGCCGTTGTATGCGCTGGCGAAACAGCATTGTCAACTGCCGTTGGGGTTTCATGCCCACGATACACTCGGCAATGCGGTTGAGAATTCCAACCGGGCATTTGTCTGTGGTTGCGATTTGATTGATGTTTCGCTGAACAGCTTTGGTCTGGCAGGGGGCAACACCTCACTGGCTGCGTACCTGAAGGCAAATGCGCTGGCTGATACGCCCATCGAAACGGCGACCCTGGATTTTTGCGAACAGCACCTCTCGCTGCGGGAAGCGGACATGGGGGATCGCGGCCTGTTCGCCTTGCTCGCCCGGCAAAACGTTGACCCCATCTGGAGCGACGATCTGCTGGAAACGTATCCGCATGAGCTTGCCGGGTTGATAGACCGGTTGCCGCGACAGCCTTATAAAACGCTGGACGAGGTGCTGACTGCCATT